Proteins encoded by one window of Musa acuminata AAA Group cultivar baxijiao chromosome BXJ2-9, Cavendish_Baxijiao_AAA, whole genome shotgun sequence:
- the LOC135623925 gene encoding NAC transcription factor NAM-B2-like — MEIDSTDSSSGMKHQPQQQQQPPPQPHLPPGFRFHPTDEELVVHYLKKKAASAPLPVAIITEVDLYKFDPWELPGKASFGEQEWYFFSPRDRKYPNGARPNRAATSGYWKATGTDKPVLTSGGNQVKVGVKKALVFYRGRPPRGIKTNWIMHEYRLADASSRCPDNNNNSNSNSNSSSCRPPHGGHMANKKRGGSLRLDDWVLCRIYKKNNSSDVGVDMRAMQRDREDAMDDILGAAPSLAQQTAATGGQPDSGPLPQRPPTNYNALLENDETFFEGLLANEVGLPSNPITHLAAAAAAPRAQLNLALLPAGTFPTRNPLASAYWTDSTDIAAPLAKRFHTGDGNSSSSAANKNNTSSCSNGSATNDDGGHENQMILNQMPHGTTFHDQMMLRQLRDGGAIFQQPYQLPGVNWSS, encoded by the exons ATGGAGATAGATAGCACCGACTCGTCCTCCGGCATGAAACATCAAcctcagcaacagcagcagccacCGCCACAACCGCACCTCCCGCCGGGCTTCCGTTTCCATCCCACTGACGAGGAGCTCGTCGTCCACTACCTCAAGAAGAAGGCCGCCTCCGCCCCGCTCCCCGTTGCCATCATCACGGAGGTCGATCTCTATAAGTTCGACCCCTGGGAGCTCCCAG GCAAGGCGAGCTTTGGAGAGCAagagtggtacttcttcagcccCCGGGACCGCAAGTACCCGAACGGGGCGCGGCCGAACAGGGCGGCCACGTCCGGCTACTGGAAGGCCACAGGAACGGACAAGCCCGTGCTGACGTCCGGTGGGAACCAGGTCAAGGTCGGAGTGAAGAAAGCCCTCGTGTTCTACCGTGGGAGGCCTCCCAGAGGAATCAAGACTAACTGGATCATGCATGAGTACCGGCTCGCAGATGCCAGCAGCAGGTGCCCtgataacaacaacaacagtaacagcaacagcaacagcagcagctgcAGGCCACCCCACGGTGGCCACATGGCGAACAAGAAGAGGGGCGGATCCCTCAGG CTGGACGATTGGGTTCTGTGCCGCATCTACAAGAAGAACAACAGTAGCGACGTCGGTGTTGACATGAGGGCGATGCAACGGGACAGGGAAGATGCCATGGACGACATCCTCGGGGCCGCACCATCTCTAGCTCAGCAGACGGCGGCGACAGGCGGGCAGCCTGACTCCGGTCCTCTACCTCAAAGACCTCCGACCAACTACAACGCACTGCTCGAGAACGACGAGACCTTTTTTGAGGGACTACTCGCGAACGAGGTTGGGCTGCCGTCCAACCCCATCACCCatcttgctgctgctgcagcagcgCCAAGGGCCCAACTCAACCTTGCGCTGCTTCCGGCCGGTACCTTCCCCACGAGGAACCCTCTTGCCTCTGCATACTGGACCGATTCCACCGACATCGCAGCACCATTGGCCAAGAGGTTCCACACCGGCGATGGCAATAGCAGTAGCAGTGCTGCCAACAAAAACAATACCAGTAGCTGCAGCAATGGCAGTGCCACCAACGATGATGGTGGCCATGAAAATCAGATGATTCTCAACCAGATGCCGCATGGAACAACATTCCATGACCAAATGATGCTTCGACAACTGAGGGATGGTGGAGCCATCTTCCAGCAGCCATACCAGCTCCCCGGAGTGAATTGGAGCTCCTAA